A window of Vicinamibacteria bacterium genomic DNA:
AACCGCCTCCTCTGGATCGGCGGGTGCCGGCTTCACTTCCACGTTGTTCTGCTCGAGGAACTCGATCAGGTCGGGCGCGTTGTGCCCGCCCTCGACCGGAAGCTTCAATGGCTCGTCCGCTTCTCTCGACAGCTGACCGACGGCAAAGACGACGAGAAGTATCATCGCGGGGCCGAGGAAGGGGTACAGTAGCGCGGCCGCGAGAGTCCGCCGGTCGCGAAGGTTGTCGACGACTTCCTTGTCGAAGACGACGGTAAAGCCCCGTTTCAACGCAGGAGCCCTTCTTCCGAGCCAATCGAGGCCACGAACGCATCTTCGAGGTTCGCTTCGCCGGTCGATTGGCGGAGCTCCAGGGCTGTCCCGCTGGCGACGACCTTTCCCTTCGAGATGACCACGATGTGGTCGCATAGTGCCGAGACTTCCTGCATGATGTGGCTCGACAAGAGCACGCAGACGCCCTCGGCACGCAGCCGCTTGATGAAGTCCCGCATCGCCCGCGTCGATGGAACATCGAGGCCGCTCGTGGGCTCGTCCAGTAGCACGTTTCGCGGCTTCTGAACGAGAGCTCGCGCGATGGCGACCTTCACCCGCTGGCCCGTCGAGAAACCCTCGGCCCTCCGTTCGACGATGTCCTCCATGTCCAGGAGATCGACGAGCTCGTCGATGCGACTCTCCAGCTCTGCTCGGTGCAGTCGATGGAGGGCCCCAAAGTAGCGGATGTTCTCTCGAGCCGTCAGGCGTGGATAGAGCCCATGGGCATCGGGGAGAACCCCGATTCGTCGTTGCACCTCCAGGCGCGATGTCAGCGTGTCATAGCCGTCGACGCGCGCCGTTCCCGCGTCCTGCCGGATGACGGTATAGAGGATTCGAAGAGCCGTGGTCTTGCCCGCCCCGTTGGGGCCGAGTAGCCCGGTGATCTCTCCGTTTTTCGCGGTGAAGCTCACCCCGCGCAGCGCCCGGACCTGACCGAACGATTTGGTGACGTTCTCGAGCTCGATCATATCTTTCTCGGTTGTCCCGCCTCTCTGCCGTTTGTCGGTTTCATCCGTCGGCTAGGGAAGCGGTCCAGCAAAGGAGGTAAAAAAGGCTCGAGGTGCGATGCGATCGACGCAGCTCGTGTCGATGCCGTCGAAGGTTCCTTTCTCGATGAAATTGGAAGCGAGGCTCGATATACATCCGCGGTGGATCACGACGTGTCCCTGGCCGGGGGCGACGATGTGCAGACTCCGGTCGAGCTGGCTGTGGACGATTTCCGCGTTCTCGGGAGGCGTCACCGGATCGGCCTCGCCAGAGAGGAGAAGGACGGGCACCGACGACTTGACCGGAGCTCGGAAGCCCTGGGGCACTTCGCCTCGGGGCCAGGAGGGGCACACGAGCTTCAAGGCGTCGGTCTGGATCGCTCCGAGATAGGTGTCTCGAGATCGTTCGGCGATGAGGTCATCTTCGAAGAAGGGGTAATCTTCGGTACAGACGATCGAGATGCCCATGGCGTCACTCATCGTCTCCGACACACCGCCCACGGTCATGAGGAACTGGGCGGCGAGCGGTGCGAGGTCGTTCTCCCGAGCCGAAGTGAGCAAGAGAGGAATCGTCGCGACGGTCTCCTGACTGTAGCTCAGCAACCGTATCGCGTAGGCTGCCATTCTCCGGTCGAGCTCCACGCTCACGATCTCTCCCGTTCTCGGGTGACGAAGGGAGATGGGGACCGGAGTGTCGAGACGCGCCATCACGTCATCGACGGCTTTTCCGATTTCGGGAAACGCCTTCGCGCAGCTCGGATCGGCGGAACATCGGCCCATCATCAAGTCGAGTGCCCGCTCGGCATCCCGGGCGACGTCGATTCCGAGCGTCTCGGTGGGCGGTACGACCCCATCGAGTACGATCGAGCGGACCCGGTCGGGATAGAGTCGGAGATAGGTCAAAGCGGCTCGCGTACCGTAGGAGACACCGTAGAGGTTGATGCGCTCATGCCCCAGAGCTCGACGCACGTCGTCGAGATCTCTCATGGCGATCGAAGTCGTGTAGAACCGGGGGTCTCCTTCGAGCGAGTCGAGGCATCTTTCGACCCAGGGTTCGATGTCCTCGTCGTCCAGCAACCACACATCGCTCTCGTCCCCCGCGGGACAGCGCAAAGGGTTCGAGCCTCCGGTACCGCGCTGATCCACCAGGACGATATCGCGGTCCCGGCGAACTCGCCGAAACGCGGCCTGGATCGTCACGAAGCTTTCCGTGGCCGCCTGCCCGGGGCCTCCGGTGAGGAAGAAGAGCGGATCGGGCCAAGGCGCCCGACTCACCGCCCGAACCACGGCCACACGGAGATCGATGTTGCGTCCATTCGCGGCACCCCGGTCTTCGGGAACGGTCAGCTTTCCGCATTCCGCCGCGAGACTGACGGGCGAGCCCGGAGACGTCAGTTGACACGGGGTCAGCTCGAGACGGGGCCCCATCGCCCCCGTAGGCGCGGGTGCGCAGGAAACTCCTGCGGCCACAATGCCTGCCAGGGCAAGGCCCCAGGCGACACGCTGCCGGGCCGAAACAAAGCGGCGGGCATGCCGGCGTTGGATGTGAAAAAGGCTCAACTCTTCTATGCTACGGCATGAAACGAAGCCCGCCAAGCTCAGGCATCCATGACCGCGGCCACGTCCCTGTCGAGCTCTCTCGCGCGGGTAAGGAAGCTTACGACGAACAGCATCGTAAACGAGGCGGCGGTCGCGACCGCGGTGGGTAGGACGCCGGGGGCGAAAAGAAGAACTCCTCGGCGCGAGAGGATCTCGAAGGTGATGTTCGCGGCGATGCCGGTTGCCATGGCGCAGGTGGCCGCCTTTGCCGTGACGCGCTTCCAGTTGAGTCCGACGGCAAGCACCGGCGCGAGCGCCGCCCCGAACGTCCCGAAGGCAAAGGTTCCCAGGAGAGCGACGAGGTCTCCATAGCTGAGGGCGAGAGATACCGCCAAGCCTGACACGGCCAGAACCGCAATTCTCGCGAAGAGAAGCTCTCGGGAAACGCGGAGGCCGAGGGCGTTCGGAATGTCCCTCACCAGAGCGGCGGAGCCGATGTTCACGAATGAATCGGCGGTGGACATGATCGCGGCGAGAAGGCCGGCGAGAACGAGGCCGGTGACGACGGGAGGCGTGAGCTCGAGCAGGAACGTGGGCGCGGCGTCGTCCGGTTGCGAGAGGGGGGAAAGAAGCCCCTGGGAGACGAGCGCGGGAACGGCGAGGCCCACGCCGAGCCAGATGAGCAGACACACGCTCTGGCTTCCCGCCATCAAGAGCGGCATCCACTTGAGCTTCAGGGGGTCGTCCAGCATGAAGAACTTGTGAAGGACGTGGGGCTGACCGAGGGTTCCCGTCCCGAAAACGAAGACGAAGCCGAGGGCCGTCAGCACCGGTGCCGTCCCCAGCGGATCGAGAAAGCCCGGCCCGAATCGCGGTGACGCCGCGATGCTCGTGACGGCTCGCTCGACGCCGCCGCTGACGGAGATCGCGTGGAAGAATACGACGACCGCCGCGACCGACATGAGACCGCCCTGAAGGAGATCGGTGTAAACGCCGGCCACCATTCCGCCGAGGACGGAATAGAGGAGGACGATGGCGACGCCGATCGCCATCGCCACGTAGAGGCTGGCCTCGCCGAAGAGCTCGCGGGTTCC
This region includes:
- a CDS encoding ATP-binding cassette domain-containing protein — encoded protein: MIELENVTKSFGQVRALRGVSFTAKNGEITGLLGPNGAGKTTALRILYTVIRQDAGTARVDGYDTLTSRLEVQRRIGVLPDAHGLYPRLTARENIRYFGALHRLHRAELESRIDELVDLLDMEDIVERRAEGFSTGQRVKVAIARALVQKPRNVLLDEPTSGLDVPSTRAMRDFIKRLRAEGVCVLLSSHIMQEVSALCDHIVVISKGKVVASGTALELRQSTGEANLEDAFVASIGSEEGLLR
- a CDS encoding alpha/beta fold hydrolase codes for the protein MGPRLELTPCQLTSPGSPVSLAAECGKLTVPEDRGAANGRNIDLRVAVVRAVSRAPWPDPLFFLTGGPGQAATESFVTIQAAFRRVRRDRDIVLVDQRGTGGSNPLRCPAGDESDVWLLDDEDIEPWVERCLDSLEGDPRFYTTSIAMRDLDDVRRALGHERINLYGVSYGTRAALTYLRLYPDRVRSIVLDGVVPPTETLGIDVARDAERALDLMMGRCSADPSCAKAFPEIGKAVDDVMARLDTPVPISLRHPRTGEIVSVELDRRMAAYAIRLLSYSQETVATIPLLLTSARENDLAPLAAQFLMTVGGVSETMSDAMGISIVCTEDYPFFEDDLIAERSRDTYLGAIQTDALKLVCPSWPRGEVPQGFRAPVKSSVPVLLLSGEADPVTPPENAEIVHSQLDRSLHIVAPGQGHVVIHRGCISSLASNFIEKGTFDGIDTSCVDRIAPRAFFTSFAGPLP
- a CDS encoding sodium/proline symporter — protein: MPIFARPLVVVAAASYLLAVLLVGFWAARRTRTARDFWIAGQRIGLWITGIAATSAAFSGFVFIGGPGLMYSIGLASVLIVAPAGFTSALHCWLVAKRLRLLSEVREIYTIPDAILCRYGSRVASGTAAVAVLVGTVAYLGSQFLALGRLLESVFGTRELFGEASLYVAMAIGVAIVLLYSVLGGMVAGVYTDLLQGGLMSVAAVVVFFHAISVSGGVERAVTSIAASPRFGPGFLDPLGTAPVLTALGFVFVFGTGTLGQPHVLHKFFMLDDPLKLKWMPLLMAGSQSVCLLIWLGVGLAVPALVSQGLLSPLSQPDDAAPTFLLELTPPVVTGLVLAGLLAAIMSTADSFVNIGSAALVRDIPNALGLRVSRELLFARIAVLAVSGLAVSLALSYGDLVALLGTFAFGTFGAALAPVLAVGLNWKRVTAKAATCAMATGIAANITFEILSRRGVLLFAPGVLPTAVATAASFTMLFVVSFLTRARELDRDVAAVMDA